One window of the Candidatus Jettenia sp. genome contains the following:
- a CDS encoding universal stress protein — protein sequence MIQIKNILCPIDYSVYSEKALSYAIEFAEKYGAKLYLIHVLDIRVYDMNEPELYSVNVFDKDTFDKLKEQLLKCVKEDTKGKIAIEAIVVQGVPFMEIIKASREYMIDLIVLGTHGRTGLSHAIMGSVAEKVVRKAPCPVLTIRHPEHDFVMP from the coding sequence ATGATACAGATAAAAAATATCCTTTGTCCAATAGATTACTCAGTCTATTCAGAAAAAGCACTCAGTTACGCTATTGAATTTGCCGAAAAATACGGGGCAAAGCTTTACCTGATACATGTGCTCGATATTCGTGTCTATGATATGAATGAACCGGAATTATATAGCGTTAATGTTTTCGATAAAGATACCTTTGATAAGCTAAAGGAGCAATTGCTCAAGTGCGTAAAAGAGGATACAAAAGGTAAGATAGCAATTGAGGCTATTGTTGTACAGGGAGTCCCATTTATGGAAATTATTAAAGCATCAAGGGAATATATGATTGACCTGATCGTGCTTGGTACGCATGGCAGGACAGGCCTATCTCATGCAATTATGGGTAGCGTGGCAGAAAAAGTGGTACGCAAAGCCCCATGTCCGGTGCTTACTATCAGGCATCCTGAACATGATTTTGTTATGCCGTAA
- a CDS encoding archease, translated as MLKYILIDHTADLGIDVFGSTLQELFTHAAFAMFDIITDLSRVDNTIEYKLEVSGIDREQLLVHWLTELLYLHDVKTLLFKDFCITDMRDNQLQATVHGEAFIGNKHVINTEIKAVTYHNLSITRKDHQWKARVIFDL; from the coding sequence ATGCTTAAATATATTTTGATAGACCACACTGCAGATCTTGGAATTGATGTCTTTGGATCTACGTTACAGGAATTATTCACGCATGCAGCATTTGCGATGTTTGATATTATCACAGACTTATCCAGGGTAGACAATACCATTGAATATAAACTGGAAGTCTCCGGAATAGACAGAGAGCAATTACTCGTTCATTGGCTTACTGAGTTGCTATACCTGCATGATGTAAAAACCCTGTTGTTTAAAGATTTTTGCATCACGGATATGAGGGATAATCAATTGCAGGCAACGGTACACGGAGAGGCGTTTATCGGGAATAAACATGTAATTAATACAGAAATCAAGGCCGTTACCTATCATAACCTGTCAATAACCCGGAAAGATCATCAATGGAAAGCGCGGGTTATTTTTGACTTATAA
- a CDS encoding RtcB family protein: MEDMKYKIEKIDSYRWRIPKEGKMQVDGIVYADEYMLEEIQKDESLQQVINVSHLPGILQHSLAMPDIHWGYGFPIGGVAAFDIDTGVVSPGGVGYDINCGVRLLKTGLYRGEIINKLESLVNALFINIPSGVGSHRKDVKLSLQEEKNVLKNGARWAVSQGYGAKEDLAYIEENGCIAGANPEFVSNRALERGRAQLGTLGSGNHFVEVGYVSEIYNEKIAHVLGLEKDRVTIVVHTGSRGLGYQICDDFIRVMIDASREYHIELPDRQLCCAPIKSPQGREYLSAMACAANYAFANRQMITHWVRESFERTLSISPKDAQISLLYDVCHNVAKFEEHMVDGQKKRVCVHRKGATRAFPPHHPDIPDAYAITGQPVLIPGDMGRYSYVLVGTENAYTDTFGSTCHGAGRVMSRNQAIKTAKGRSIAQELKEKGILVRADSRATLDEELSEAYKDVTEVVNVVEHAGISRKVAQLKPLCVIKG; this comes from the coding sequence ATGGAAGATATGAAATATAAGATTGAGAAGATAGATTCTTACCGATGGCGTATACCAAAAGAAGGCAAGATGCAGGTAGATGGAATTGTATATGCTGACGAATACATGCTGGAGGAAATCCAGAAAGATGAGAGTTTGCAACAAGTAATAAATGTTTCCCATCTTCCCGGAATACTGCAACATTCACTGGCAATGCCGGATATTCATTGGGGATATGGATTTCCCATTGGAGGGGTGGCTGCATTCGATATAGATACGGGTGTTGTCTCTCCCGGCGGTGTAGGATATGATATTAACTGCGGTGTACGGTTACTGAAGACAGGGCTGTATCGAGGAGAGATTATCAACAAACTGGAATCACTTGTGAATGCCTTATTTATCAATATTCCATCGGGTGTGGGGTCGCATCGCAAGGATGTAAAACTTTCTCTGCAGGAAGAAAAAAATGTGCTCAAAAATGGCGCTCGATGGGCGGTTTCCCAGGGTTACGGCGCAAAAGAAGACTTAGCTTATATTGAGGAAAATGGATGCATTGCAGGAGCAAACCCTGAGTTTGTTTCAAATCGTGCCTTGGAACGCGGCCGGGCACAGTTAGGCACCCTTGGCTCAGGGAATCATTTTGTTGAAGTTGGCTACGTATCAGAAATATATAACGAGAAGATTGCCCATGTATTAGGACTTGAAAAAGACAGGGTTACCATAGTAGTACACACGGGCTCGAGAGGATTGGGTTATCAGATATGCGATGATTTTATACGGGTCATGATTGATGCGTCGAGGGAATATCATATAGAACTGCCTGACCGCCAGCTTTGCTGCGCTCCCATTAAATCACCGCAAGGGCGAGAGTATCTTTCAGCAATGGCCTGTGCTGCCAATTACGCCTTTGCCAATCGGCAGATGATTACACACTGGGTGAGGGAATCTTTTGAAAGAACATTAAGCATAAGTCCTAAAGATGCTCAAATATCTTTGCTTTACGATGTGTGCCACAATGTTGCCAAGTTTGAGGAACACATGGTAGACGGCCAAAAGAAACGGGTGTGTGTGCACCGGAAAGGGGCAACTCGCGCATTTCCTCCGCATCATCCTGATATTCCAGATGCATATGCGATAACCGGCCAGCCCGTTTTGATACCGGGAGATATGGGTCGTTATTCCTACGTACTGGTGGGTACTGAGAATGCCTATACAGACACCTTTGGCAGCACCTGTCATGGTGCAGGAAGGGTAATGAGCAGAAATCAGGCAATAAAGACAGCAAAAGGAAGAAGTATCGCACAGGAATTGAAAGAAAAAGGAATTCTTGTACGTGCCGACAGCCGTGCGACTCTGGACGAAGAACTATCAGAGGCTTACAAGGATGTTACCGAAGTCGTGAATGTTGTAGAACATGCCGGCATTAGCAGAAAAGTTGCTCAGCTAAAGCCGTTATGTGTCATCAAGGGATAA
- a CDS encoding glycoside hydrolase family 15 protein — protein sequence MPRDIPVGNGSLLVTFDADYTIRDLYYPHVGKENHTMGNPSRFGVWTREGFSWVNARDWKLALGYVKETLVTSVRAFHEKLGLQLVCNDVVDFEKNIYMRKVTVRNLRDERREIRLFFHQDLSVMENEVGDTVFYDAKLNCLIHYKGPRYFLINCSAGDVWGVREHAIGIKRHHGAEGTWRDAEDGILGGNPIAQGSVDSTIGVSMEIPPYKESVAYYWIAVGNTYHEVDGLNDILLSEKPQKIIDRTASYWHHWVNKEEFNFGNLPQDIVDLFKRSLLTVATQIDNGGAIIAANDSDIRQYAKDTYSYMWPRDGALVTYAMLKAGYTTLCRKFFDFCAHVITPYNFCASVLIENGFLLHKYNPDGSFGSSWHPWVKGEEIHVPIQEDETALVLWVIWQYYDMYRKIDVIRPLYYSLIEKAADFLVSYRDEQTGLPLPSYDLWEERRGILSFTAATVYGGLMAAANLSDIFYHTRKSTIYRQTAVQIKAAIDKHLYSEQHKRFLRMIYPKKEGGYEIDATIDASLYGMFAFGVYDPNDIKVQNTMKAIEETLWVKTKIGGIARYEQDSYQRVANDSGIPGNPWIICTMWMAQYYIATAKSLEELEKVTNYLRWAVSRALPSGVLAEQINPFTGVPVSVSPLTWSHATVVQTVMDYLEKLQELHTCEQCGRSIFRRDRTGRQQIKKYSQTHSAIVPDQEDIHYLDQANIKKENESLVVSVDQRQCVGCGICVLNSQGAMDIIDDKAKVIAEKATTWDVKPDFEKCCPLGAITVKKES from the coding sequence GTGCCCCGAGATATTCCTGTTGGTAATGGTTCATTGCTGGTTACCTTTGATGCAGATTACACAATTCGCGATCTCTATTACCCGCATGTAGGAAAGGAGAATCATACCATGGGAAACCCAAGCCGATTCGGTGTATGGACCCGGGAAGGATTTTCATGGGTAAATGCGCGTGACTGGAAACTTGCATTGGGATATGTAAAAGAAACTCTGGTAACTTCTGTGCGGGCTTTTCATGAAAAGCTGGGTCTTCAATTAGTTTGTAATGATGTTGTGGATTTTGAGAAGAATATCTATATGCGTAAGGTAACGGTGAGAAATCTGAGAGATGAGAGAAGAGAGATCCGTCTGTTTTTTCATCAAGACCTGAGTGTCATGGAGAACGAGGTCGGCGACACCGTATTTTATGATGCGAAACTCAATTGTCTCATCCATTATAAGGGACCCCGATACTTCTTAATAAACTGTTCTGCAGGAGATGTTTGGGGTGTGCGTGAACATGCCATTGGAATTAAGAGGCATCATGGGGCAGAAGGGACATGGAGAGATGCAGAAGATGGAATCCTGGGTGGAAATCCTATCGCACAAGGCTCTGTAGACTCGACTATCGGCGTTTCTATGGAAATTCCTCCTTACAAGGAGTCTGTTGCGTACTATTGGATTGCTGTTGGCAATACGTATCATGAGGTGGATGGCCTGAATGATATTCTTTTGAGTGAAAAACCCCAAAAAATCATCGATAGAACAGCAAGCTACTGGCACCACTGGGTGAATAAAGAGGAATTTAATTTTGGGAATTTACCACAGGATATCGTAGACCTCTTCAAGAGAAGTTTGCTTACCGTGGCAACGCAGATCGATAACGGGGGCGCTATTATTGCTGCAAATGATTCTGATATCAGGCAGTACGCAAAAGATACCTATAGTTACATGTGGCCCCGTGATGGCGCATTGGTAACCTATGCAATGCTGAAGGCAGGATATACGACACTGTGCCGGAAGTTTTTTGATTTTTGCGCTCACGTAATTACCCCTTACAATTTCTGTGCAAGTGTTTTGATTGAAAATGGATTTTTATTGCATAAATACAATCCCGACGGTTCCTTTGGCAGTTCCTGGCATCCGTGGGTAAAAGGGGAAGAAATTCACGTCCCAATCCAGGAAGATGAAACAGCATTGGTTCTCTGGGTAATCTGGCAATATTATGATATGTACCGGAAGATTGACGTAATCCGCCCTCTGTATTACTCATTGATCGAAAAGGCGGCAGATTTTCTGGTAAGTTACCGGGATGAACAAACAGGATTGCCTCTTCCTTCTTATGATTTATGGGAAGAGAGACGCGGTATATTATCATTTACTGCTGCTACGGTATATGGTGGCTTGATGGCTGCAGCCAATCTTTCTGATATATTTTATCATACCAGAAAGTCTACAATATACCGCCAGACAGCAGTACAAATTAAAGCAGCAATAGATAAACATCTCTATAGTGAGCAACATAAAAGATTTTTACGAATGATTTATCCTAAAAAAGAAGGTGGATATGAAATCGATGCAACTATTGACGCCAGTCTGTATGGGATGTTCGCCTTTGGAGTCTATGATCCGAATGATATCAAGGTACAAAATACCATGAAAGCAATCGAAGAGACCTTATGGGTGAAGACGAAAATAGGAGGAATTGCCCGATATGAACAAGATTCCTATCAGCGTGTTGCTAACGACAGTGGAATCCCGGGAAACCCGTGGATAATCTGCACCATGTGGATGGCACAGTACTATATAGCTACAGCAAAATCTTTAGAAGAGCTTGAAAAGGTAACAAACTACTTACGCTGGGCAGTATCTCGTGCTTTGCCTTCCGGTGTGCTGGCAGAGCAAATAAATCCATTTACCGGCGTACCCGTCTCGGTCTCGCCTCTGACGTGGAGCCATGCCACGGTGGTTCAAACCGTGATGGACTATCTGGAAAAATTACAGGAACTGCATACCTGCGAACAATGCGGACGATCAATATTCCGCCGTGACAGAACAGGCCGGCAGCAGATAAAGAAATATTCTCAGACGCACTCCGCTATCGTTCCTGATCAAGAAGACATCCACTACCTTGATCAGGCAAATATAAAAAAAGAGAATGAATCCCTTGTTGTGAGTGTAGACCAAAGGCAATGCGTAGGATGTGGAATCTGCGTTCTGAACTCTCAGGGTGCTATGGATATCATTGATGATAAAGCAAAGGTTATTGCTGAAAAAGCAACGACGTGGGATGTTAAACCAGATTTTGAAAAATGCTGCCCTTTAGGAGCAATTACCGTAAAAAAAGAATCATGA
- a CDS encoding response regulator, with amino-acid sequence MKIRHKLVILLAVLLVTLNGTIAFFIYKRTHREFIKEFRERAKMLAVELEVTRNYLASALKTSEVEIDEQTKHFIPAVAANAISKKFAERTGYLIKQTSLRFRKKENRPDIFEEKILREMEDSPQLLEYWADDVMDGKSVERYVYALPVKEECLLCHGPKEQAPEFIQENYDTGYDYKVGEIRGAISVIVPKEIAEQRFAAEIIFFITIASTSILLIVAIIFLTTKKFMEPIERLTSTVTFITKTGNPSAQVDISSKDEVGQLAMAFNDMSTKLQSSYAMLEQRIAEKTAHLQKANVELERANKLKSEFLANMSHELRTPLNAIIGFAEVLRDKIVGELNEEQTEFIKDIHSSGQHLLQMINDILDLSKIEAGKMVLQYEVFLIPEAISDVDTILKGLAGKKKLQMKTIIQPEVNAIEADRVKFKQILYNLLSNAIKFTSQNGCITTDVRIVDNKLQVSVTDTGIGMRPEEKEKVFKEFWQADSSFSRKYEGTGLGLALTKRIIDMHGGNIWFESDYGKGSTFYFSLPLKAQHKLPKPKETEVKPRHGEQRKEKSVKTILVVEDDRMAADLLTMHLENAGYRVIVAIDGEDAIKKVKECHPFLITLDVMLPKIDGWDVLSQLKNSQDTAHIPVIIVSIVDNKELGYSLGAAEYLIKPIDRKRLLHTVHACLSAEKDKDRPMKILVVDDDEKAVKYLSTLLEDAGFDVIKAYSGNAGINLAINSSPDLIILDLIMPDISGFDVVEKLRTHPTAKGIPIIICSAKDVTPEDKNILNGNILAIVQKGNHTKEDLLSAVKKIEQSHAKKNDP; translated from the coding sequence ATGAAGATCAGACACAAACTTGTTATCCTCCTGGCCGTATTGCTCGTTACGTTGAACGGCACAATTGCTTTTTTCATTTACAAACGGACGCATCGTGAATTTATTAAGGAATTCCGGGAAAGGGCCAAGATGCTTGCTGTTGAATTGGAAGTTACCAGGAATTATCTTGCTTCTGCCTTGAAGACGTCGGAAGTCGAAATCGATGAACAAACAAAACATTTCATTCCTGCTGTTGCGGCTAATGCCATTAGTAAGAAATTTGCCGAAAGAACAGGTTATCTTATTAAGCAAACAAGCCTGAGGTTCCGAAAGAAAGAAAATAGACCAGACATCTTTGAGGAGAAAATCCTCCGGGAAATGGAGGATAGCCCCCAGCTTTTAGAATACTGGGCAGATGATGTCATGGATGGGAAAAGTGTTGAACGTTACGTGTATGCTTTACCGGTAAAAGAGGAATGTTTACTTTGCCATGGACCAAAAGAACAAGCGCCGGAGTTTATACAAGAAAATTATGATACAGGGTATGATTATAAAGTCGGAGAAATAAGGGGGGCAATTAGTGTCATTGTTCCCAAGGAAATTGCCGAACAGCGTTTTGCAGCCGAGATTATCTTTTTTATTACTATTGCATCTACCAGTATCTTATTGATCGTTGCTATTATCTTTCTGACGACGAAAAAATTCATGGAACCAATTGAGAGGTTAACATCAACGGTTACCTTCATTACAAAAACAGGCAATCCCTCAGCACAGGTAGATATATCATCCAAAGACGAAGTCGGACAACTCGCCATGGCATTTAATGACATGTCCACCAAGCTGCAATCCTCCTATGCAATGCTGGAACAAAGGATTGCCGAAAAGACAGCCCATTTGCAAAAAGCCAATGTAGAATTGGAACGGGCTAATAAACTAAAATCCGAGTTTCTGGCTAATATGTCTCATGAACTCCGCACTCCTCTGAATGCCATAATCGGTTTTGCAGAGGTGTTGCGGGATAAGATAGTCGGAGAACTCAATGAAGAACAGACAGAATTCATCAAAGATATCCATAGTAGTGGCCAACATCTCTTGCAAATGATTAATGACATACTGGATCTATCCAAGATCGAGGCAGGTAAAATGGTACTTCAGTACGAGGTTTTTCTGATACCTGAAGCAATCAGCGATGTAGATACGATCTTAAAAGGGCTTGCGGGTAAAAAGAAACTTCAGATGAAGACTATTATACAGCCAGAGGTAAATGCCATAGAAGCGGACCGTGTAAAATTTAAACAGATCTTGTATAACCTCTTATCGAATGCTATAAAGTTTACATCACAAAATGGCTGTATAACGACAGATGTTCGCATAGTAGATAACAAGTTACAGGTTTCAGTGACAGACACAGGAATTGGAATGAGGCCTGAAGAGAAGGAAAAAGTGTTTAAAGAATTCTGGCAGGCAGACAGTTCTTTTTCTCGAAAATACGAGGGAACCGGATTAGGGTTAGCCTTAACCAAAAGGATTATAGACATGCATGGAGGAAATATCTGGTTCGAAAGCGATTACGGAAAGGGAAGTACGTTTTATTTCTCATTACCCCTGAAAGCACAACACAAACTACCCAAACCAAAAGAGACTGAGGTAAAACCACGACATGGAGAGCAACGCAAAGAAAAATCGGTAAAGACGATTTTAGTTGTGGAAGATGACCGTATGGCTGCAGATCTTCTTACTATGCATTTGGAAAATGCAGGCTATCGGGTAATTGTTGCTATCGACGGTGAAGATGCTATCAAAAAGGTGAAAGAGTGTCATCCGTTTTTAATTACCCTCGATGTTATGTTACCAAAAATAGATGGATGGGATGTTCTTTCCCAATTGAAAAATTCTCAGGATACTGCACATATTCCGGTAATTATCGTATCGATTGTAGATAACAAAGAACTGGGATATAGCCTCGGTGCTGCTGAATATTTAATAAAACCTATTGATAGGAAAAGACTCCTTCATACAGTACATGCCTGCCTGTCGGCTGAAAAGGACAAGGACAGACCCATGAAAATATTAGTTGTAGATGATGATGAAAAGGCGGTTAAATACCTGAGTACCCTTCTCGAAGATGCAGGCTTCGATGTAATTAAGGCATATAGCGGTAATGCAGGAATCAATCTCGCAATAAATAGTAGCCCGGATCTCATTATCCTCGACTTAATAATGCCTGATATCAGCGGTTTTGATGTAGTTGAGAAATTAAGGACTCATCCAACGGCCAAGGGAATTCCTATTATTATTTGTTCTGCAAAAGATGTCACGCCGGAAGATAAAAATATATTAAATGGCAATATTTTAGCCATTGTGCAAAAGGGAAACCATACCAAGGAAGACCTTCTTTCGGCAGTTAAGAAGATAGAACAATCACACGCCAAAAAGAATGATCCTTGA
- a CDS encoding response regulator: MSDKNVMVVEDNEKNRKLMRVILKAKGYNVIEATTGEEALSILKNQKPDIILMDIQLPGIDGITLVKQIKADITTKDIPIVAVTAYAMKGDEKKILSCGCDAYISKPINTQELPLTVEKYIKKS; the protein is encoded by the coding sequence ATGTCCGATAAAAATGTAATGGTTGTTGAAGATAACGAAAAAAACAGAAAACTGATGCGTGTAATACTCAAAGCAAAAGGATATAATGTGATCGAGGCAACCACAGGTGAAGAAGCATTGAGTATATTAAAAAATCAAAAGCCGGATATCATTCTCATGGATATCCAACTTCCGGGAATCGATGGTATTACCCTTGTGAAACAAATCAAAGCAGATATAACCACAAAAGATATCCCGATTGTTGCCGTAACTGCCTATGCTATGAAGGGAGATGAGAAAAAAATCTTAAGTTGTGGCTGCGATGCTTATATTAGTAAACCCATCAATACACAAGAATTGCCGCTCACGGTTGAAAAATATATAAAAAAGAGCTAA
- a CDS encoding response regulator yields MDKPKILVADDIKQNVKLLRVILTAFEYDVIEAYDGEEALEKAKTENPDLILLDVMMPKLTGYEVCHKLREDRKTKNIPIVMITALHETDDRIQGIEAGADDFISKPFNKAELLARVKSLLRMRHITPPRDEMPVLDSILSDLTEGVIVADKQWKIKNINPKAQELLNIHETDMKDNDLAAYLSNKNLSIPLDTVMGTGEKITDFQILPPGIQNASHVNVRMTKIFDEHANVISITLVLKKENNHTT; encoded by the coding sequence ATGGATAAGCCTAAGATATTAGTAGCAGATGACATTAAACAAAATGTGAAGTTATTACGGGTAATTCTGACTGCATTCGAGTATGATGTGATCGAGGCATACGACGGCGAAGAGGCATTAGAAAAAGCAAAAACGGAGAATCCGGACTTAATACTGCTGGATGTTATGATGCCAAAGCTCACAGGATATGAGGTATGCCATAAATTGCGTGAAGACAGGAAGACAAAAAATATACCGATCGTAATGATTACAGCCCTGCATGAAACGGATGACAGGATACAAGGGATTGAGGCAGGCGCTGATGATTTTATCAGCAAACCGTTCAACAAAGCAGAATTACTTGCCAGAGTAAAGTCACTATTACGGATGAGACATATAACTCCCCCACGTGATGAAATGCCGGTATTGGACTCCATTCTATCCGATCTGACAGAAGGGGTAATCGTTGCAGACAAACAGTGGAAAATTAAGAATATCAATCCGAAGGCTCAAGAGCTTTTAAATATCCATGAGACGGATATGAAAGACAATGACCTCGCAGCATATTTATCCAATAAGAACCTGTCGATACCCCTTGATACGGTCATGGGTACAGGAGAAAAAATAACTGATTTTCAAATATTGCCTCCGGGCATTCAAAACGCTTCGCATGTAAACGTTAGAATGACAAAGATATTTGATGAACATGCAAATGTCATCAGTATCACCTTAGTCTTAAAGAAAGAAAATAACCATACGACCTGA